In the Candidatus Hydrogenedens sp. genome, one interval contains:
- a CDS encoding response regulator has translation MQNYLRWLSRWYVLSFLTITIICGAFWTYRVYHSSDQWLRKLVLAQTTNIAESIDTDVIKNFTGSEQDFDNLQYNSILKRLYILKSLIPDCKYIYLMGRNEQNQVFFYLDTQEGTEQEIPPAKPGEIYEEASDELINCFDTGEPFVEGPLPDEWGIWISGIAPIHDKASNKIVAVLGMDIDAKNWKILVWKHTYPTVTFTSLIIIFILLSGIGFSQRNSKKDSSTRHAEAILAFLVSLTIVLSITWTVYTNNKKHNWENFFITTKIKITKLKEDIRDIQKLKLLTIATFFQSSEEITQEEFLNFTKPLLKDTNFSLLWIPIVKHEQRKDFETLIKQKSQDDFFIWEFDTNGSKIPVKEKDEYLPVLYISSPQNISHLKGMDISSYPLLVNTARHSLKTLRASMTSPIIPSFLNANNEYTILFQPVLKGNEPQGYVSIIIDIRTFIYSSLYYEELTLKNVWHKFSFLQIFSPDKISEIFSSFTINDLSDALRLSNANYLFFPLLAFQNLYGILITPANLLGYYSIYSIITTFSIGLFLSILLTITISLLVNYNQSLKNLVNQRTSELYHSRGLIKATLHSIGDAVISVDITGNIVEINRPAQLLLGQTDTEVIGKPIKDVVHLKDYTTKQVIENPVEKTLKTGKEVDIGNNTLLISRNGKEYNIADSCTPIHDSEGNMVGAVLIFRDVTEEYHQKQKLIESELFQRTLMESVQAGVILIDAETHIIEYINPAGAQMFGAERECIVGHVCHKFLCPTDVGKCPMNKPGTEIINEEKIILTAKGEQLPVLKSAKIISVGGKNKILDCFIDISKEKKNEQALKEANQKLQDAVKIAHDLAMKAEMASIAKSEFLSNMSHEIRTPMNAIIGMTSLLLDTDLNPEQRYYAETIQSSSDSLLALINDILDFSKIEAQKLDLEHINFDLISLLEDFSRLMAIKASEKDLELILSIDENVPSSLIGDPGRLRQILTNLVGNAIKFTHQGEVTIKVQCLETTEEEAFLKFIVRDTGIGIPKDKINLLFEKFTQIDSSTSRKYGGTGLGLAISKQLVELMRGSIGVESEYGKGSTFWFTVRLKKQKEENKPKYIFPEDLQNVRILIVDDNASNREILHIRLKSWGARPDEAPNAFIALQKLKTAQKENDPFIICITDMQMPEIDGEALGRIILSDEKLKDTILILLTSIGARGDAKKFEDIGFSAYLTKPVRHLELFEVLTTLLSLRKSWQQGEKKPFYNPFILTRHSIRELQKQRKQFNANVLLVEDNVVNQKVAVGMLNKLGITPDTANNGKEALEMLSKKDYDIVFMDIQMPEMDGFQTTQIIRDPLSPVLNHNVPIIAMTAHAFEEDRTKCLQVGMDNYIAKPISMESIIDILEKYLPDKTQKDTEQNIIVTAPKEDAKEKASPVSTSFFQKETLFDYKSFMKRVMDDKNLANTVILSFLEDIPKQIDTLKTSISENRINDAERQAHSIKGASANIGAERLREIASQIEKLCKEGKENDAKKYIPQLESQFEELRTYLKELFNE, from the coding sequence GATTGCAAATACATTTATCTTATGGGCAGAAATGAACAAAATCAGGTATTTTTTTACCTTGATACCCAAGAAGGTACAGAACAAGAAATACCACCTGCAAAACCTGGAGAGATATACGAGGAAGCGTCTGATGAACTTATCAACTGTTTTGATACAGGTGAACCCTTCGTTGAAGGACCTTTACCTGATGAATGGGGTATCTGGATAAGTGGAATTGCACCTATTCACGATAAGGCTTCTAATAAAATAGTAGCTGTTCTTGGAATGGACATTGACGCAAAAAATTGGAAAATCCTTGTTTGGAAACACACGTATCCTACCGTTACTTTCACTTCACTCATCATCATTTTTATCCTTCTATCTGGAATAGGTTTTAGCCAGAGAAATTCAAAAAAGGATTCTTCCACCCGTCATGCTGAAGCAATCTTAGCCTTCCTTGTATCATTAACCATCGTCCTATCTATAACATGGACCGTCTATACAAATAACAAAAAACACAACTGGGAAAACTTTTTTATTACGACAAAAATAAAAATAACTAAACTAAAAGAGGATATACGAGATATACAAAAATTAAAACTGCTTACTATTGCCACTTTCTTCCAAAGTAGTGAAGAGATAACACAAGAAGAGTTCTTAAACTTCACAAAACCGTTATTAAAAGATACAAACTTTTCCTTGCTTTGGATACCTATTGTAAAACACGAACAAAGAAAAGATTTCGAAACATTAATAAAACAAAAAAGTCAAGATGATTTTTTTATTTGGGAGTTTGACACAAATGGGTCAAAAATCCCTGTGAAAGAAAAAGATGAATATCTACCCGTCTTGTATATTTCAAGTCCACAAAATATATCCCACTTAAAGGGAATGGATATAAGTTCTTACCCCTTACTTGTAAACACAGCGAGACATTCCTTAAAAACACTACGAGCATCCATGACATCACCGATAATACCAAGCTTTTTGAATGCTAATAATGAATATACAATTCTATTTCAACCTGTTTTAAAAGGGAATGAACCACAAGGCTACGTATCTATAATCATAGATATCCGCACCTTTATCTACTCTTCATTATATTATGAAGAGCTAACCTTAAAAAATGTCTGGCATAAGTTCTCATTTCTGCAAATATTTAGTCCAGACAAAATCTCCGAAATCTTTTCTTCATTTACAATAAATGATTTATCAGACGCTTTAAGGCTATCCAATGCCAATTACCTTTTCTTTCCTCTTTTGGCATTCCAAAATTTATATGGCATATTAATCACCCCTGCTAATTTGTTAGGCTACTACTCTATTTATAGCATTATCACAACTTTTAGTATAGGACTATTCCTATCTATTTTATTAACAATTACTATTTCTCTTCTTGTAAATTATAATCAATCTCTTAAAAATCTTGTAAATCAAAGGACATCAGAACTTTATCACAGCAGGGGACTTATTAAAGCAACCTTGCACTCCATCGGTGACGCTGTCATTAGTGTAGATATTACTGGAAATATTGTTGAAATAAATCGTCCTGCTCAACTTCTTTTAGGTCAAACCGACACCGAAGTTATTGGCAAGCCTATTAAAGATGTTGTTCATCTTAAAGATTACACCACAAAACAGGTAATAGAAAATCCAGTTGAAAAAACACTAAAAACAGGTAAAGAAGTAGATATCGGGAATAATACATTATTAATCTCCAGAAATGGTAAGGAATATAACATCGCCGATAGCTGTACTCCCATTCATGATTCAGAAGGTAACATGGTTGGAGCTGTACTTATTTTTCGTGATGTAACAGAAGAATACCATCAGAAACAAAAACTTATAGAAAGCGAACTATTCCAGCGAACACTTATGGAAAGTGTTCAGGCAGGTGTTATCTTGATTGATGCAGAAACCCATATTATTGAGTATATCAATCCAGCAGGGGCACAAATGTTTGGAGCGGAAAGAGAATGTATTGTTGGACATGTTTGCCATAAATTTCTATGTCCCACCGACGTTGGAAAATGCCCAATGAACAAGCCTGGGACTGAAATAATCAATGAAGAGAAAATAATACTAACAGCAAAAGGGGAGCAATTACCCGTTTTGAAATCTGCGAAAATTATAAGTGTTGGTGGGAAAAATAAAATCTTAGATTGTTTTATCGACATTTCAAAAGAAAAGAAGAATGAACAGGCATTAAAAGAAGCAAATCAAAAGCTTCAAGACGCAGTTAAAATAGCCCATGACCTTGCCATGAAAGCAGAGATGGCAAGTATTGCAAAAAGTGAATTTTTATCTAATATGAGTCATGAAATTCGCACACCGATGAATGCTATCATCGGTATGACCAGCCTCCTCTTAGATACAGACCTCAACCCCGAACAACGTTATTATGCAGAAACTATACAATCCAGTAGCGATTCTCTCCTTGCATTGATTAATGATATTTTAGACTTCTCAAAAATCGAAGCCCAAAAATTAGATTTAGAACATATTAACTTTGACCTCATAAGTCTTTTAGAAGATTTCTCTCGACTCATGGCAATAAAAGCGAGTGAAAAGGATTTAGAACTTATTCTCTCTATCGATGAAAACGTGCCCTCTTCCCTTATTGGCGACCCAGGTCGTCTACGACAGATTCTAACAAATCTTGTCGGCAATGCAATAAAATTTACTCACCAAGGGGAAGTAACAATTAAAGTGCAATGTTTAGAAACTACAGAAGAAGAGGCTTTCCTAAAATTTATTGTGAGAGATACAGGCATTGGAATTCCAAAGGATAAAATTAATCTTCTATTTGAAAAGTTTACTCAGATTGATTCCTCCACATCGCGGAAATATGGAGGGACAGGTCTGGGTCTTGCTATATCAAAACAACTTGTTGAACTTATGCGTGGTAGTATCGGCGTTGAAAGTGAATATGGCAAAGGTTCTACCTTCTGGTTCACGGTAAGACTTAAAAAACAAAAAGAGGAGAACAAACCTAAATATATCTTCCCAGAAGATTTACAAAATGTTCGTATTCTTATTGTTGATGATAACGCAAGTAATCGAGAAATCCTTCATATCCGTCTTAAATCATGGGGTGCTCGACCAGATGAAGCACCTAATGCCTTTATTGCCCTTCAAAAACTTAAAACAGCCCAAAAAGAAAATGACCCGTTCATTATCTGCATCACAGATATGCAAATGCCAGAAATTGATGGCGAGGCATTAGGAAGGATTATTCTCAGCGATGAAAAACTAAAAGATACAATACTTATCCTACTCACTTCCATCGGTGCACGCGGTGATGCAAAAAAATTTGAAGACATTGGATTTTCCGCATACCTGACCAAACCTGTTCGCCATTTAGAATTATTTGAAGTCTTAACTACATTATTGAGTTTACGAAAATCATGGCAACAAGGTGAGAAAAAACCATTCTATAATCCATTTATCTTAACACGACATAGCATTCGCGAACTTCAAAAACAGCGAAAACAATTCAATGCCAATGTGCTATTGGTTGAGGATAATGTGGTAAATCAAAAAGTTGCGGTCGGAATGTTAAATAAATTAGGAATAACACCTGATACCGCTAATAATGGCAAAGAAGCCTTGGAAATGTTGAGCAAAAAAGATTATGACATCGTTTTTATGGATATCCAGATGCCAGAGATGGATGGTTTTCAAACAACTCAAATTATTAGAGACCCTCTTTCACCAGTCTTAAATCATAATGTTCCCATTATTGCTATGACCGCTCACGCATTTGAGGAAGATAGAACAAAATGTCTGCAAGTAGGTATGGATAATTATATAGCCAAACCTATCTCTATGGAATCAATAATTGATATTTTGGAAAAATATCTACCCGATAAAACACAGAAAGATACTGAGCAAAATATTATCGTTACCGCACCTAAAGAAGATGCAAAGGAAAAAGCCTCACCCGTCTCAACCTCCTTCTTCCAAAAGGAGACCCTTTTCGATTATAAATCCTTCATGAAACGGGTTATGGATGATAAAAACTTGGCAAATACGGTTATACTCAGTTTTTTGGAAGACATACCTAAACAAATAGATACCCTAAAAACATCCATCTCAGAAAATAGAATTAATGATGCGGAACGGCAAGCTCATTCGATTAAGGGTGCTTCTGCAAATATCGGGGCTGAAAGACTTCGTGAAATTGCATCTCAGATTGAAAAATTATGTAAAGAAGGAAAAGAAAATGATGCTAAAAAATACATACCACAATTGGAATCACAATTTGAAGAACTGAGAACATACTTAAAGGAACTATTCAATGAGTGA